The Leptospiraceae bacterium genome includes a region encoding these proteins:
- a CDS encoding alpha-glucosidase C-terminal domain-containing protein, whose translation MWWKEAIIYQIYPRSFADSNGDGIGDLQGIIDKLDYLNGSPDSLGVDAIWLSPIYPSPMVDFGYDISDYEDIDPVFGDLKTFKKLLKEAHSRGIKIIMDLVINHTSDKHPWFIESRSSKKSKKRDWYIWEDAIDGNPPNNWMAAFGGNAWEWDKNTKQYYYHGFTKEQPDLNWRNPEVRKAIFKMIEFWLDMGVDGFRLDVVNYYIKDKKLRDNPKDYFKGLRPYDIQIHIYDRDRPKVHSILKKLRKLLDSYEGDRMSVGEVFIEPPGNPKLASSYYGDKSDELHMAFNFAFLYCKWDAEKFKEAIRALEKELKPADWPNYTLSNHDQIRHIKRYEKGKETLSRMKIAAILLLTLRGTPFLYYGEEIGMEDQTIPKSQIQDPLGKMYWPIFNGRDKSRLPMCWDDSLNAGFSSGKPWLPMNRNYKKINVKVQSQESNGLLHTYKELIKIRRDSDVLRKGDIRILDISNTSILGYFRIYKKNKILILLNFKNDKAEIDLEKYTLPKSKLTLIYSTNIKRKTGINIDLPLIFLKPYEGLVLKFE comes from the coding sequence ATGTGGTGGAAAGAAGCAATAATATATCAAATTTATCCTCGAAGTTTCGCAGATTCTAATGGTGATGGGATAGGAGATTTACAAGGAATTATTGATAAGCTAGATTATTTAAATGGTAGTCCCGATTCACTTGGAGTCGATGCGATTTGGTTGTCACCCATTTACCCGTCCCCGATGGTAGATTTTGGTTATGATATTTCGGATTATGAGGATATTGATCCTGTTTTTGGAGACTTAAAGACCTTTAAAAAACTTTTAAAAGAAGCACATTCTCGTGGTATAAAAATTATCATGGATTTGGTAATTAATCACACATCTGATAAACATCCATGGTTTATCGAATCACGTTCTTCCAAAAAAAGTAAAAAACGCGATTGGTATATTTGGGAAGATGCGATAGACGGCAATCCGCCTAATAACTGGATGGCAGCTTTCGGGGGGAATGCGTGGGAGTGGGACAAAAATACAAAACAATATTATTATCATGGATTTACCAAAGAGCAACCCGATCTAAACTGGCGCAATCCGGAAGTAAGAAAAGCAATTTTTAAAATGATAGAATTTTGGTTAGATATGGGTGTGGATGGATTTCGTTTAGACGTAGTTAATTATTATATTAAAGATAAAAAGTTAAGAGACAATCCTAAGGACTATTTTAAGGGACTTCGACCATATGATATACAAATTCATATTTATGATAGAGATAGACCAAAGGTACATAGTATCCTAAAAAAATTACGTAAACTTCTTGATTCCTATGAAGGAGATCGAATGTCTGTCGGAGAAGTTTTTATTGAACCGCCGGGTAATCCAAAGTTAGCCTCTTCTTACTACGGCGATAAGAGTGACGAGCTTCACATGGCTTTTAATTTTGCTTTCCTTTATTGTAAGTGGGATGCAGAAAAGTTCAAAGAAGCGATTCGTGCCTTGGAAAAAGAGTTAAAACCAGCGGATTGGCCTAATTACACTCTAAGTAATCATGATCAGATAAGGCATATTAAACGCTACGAAAAAGGTAAGGAAACACTTTCTCGTATGAAGATTGCGGCTATTCTATTATTGACGCTACGTGGAACTCCTTTTCTTTATTATGGTGAAGAAATTGGAATGGAAGATCAAACCATTCCAAAAAGTCAAATTCAAGACCCACTTGGGAAAATGTATTGGCCAATATTTAATGGTCGCGACAAATCGAGATTACCCATGTGTTGGGACGATTCCTTAAATGCAGGTTTTTCAAGCGGAAAACCTTGGTTGCCGATGAATCGTAATTATAAAAAAATCAATGTAAAGGTTCAATCTCAAGAATCCAATGGTCTATTGCATACATATAAAGAGTTAATTAAAATTAGGCGTGATTCTGATGTCTTGCGAAAGGGGGATATACGTATACTTGATATTTCTAATACGTCTATTCTTGGTTATTTTAGAATTTATAAAAAGAATAAAATTCTGATATTACTTAATTTTAAAAATGATAAAGCTGAAATTGATCTGGAGAAATATACGCTTCCTAAATCCAAACTTACTCTTATTTACTCAACTAATATTAAAAGAAAAACTGGGATTAATATAGATTTGCCACTAATTTTTCTAAAACCATACGAAGGACTAGTTTTAAAATTTGAATAA
- a CDS encoding protein-PII uridylyltransferase — protein MIEILLQRLNVAKTIYHFSLNKNTMPIILDLKSRFQHTLEKSRHISGRFVCRQLTYIVDAEIVRLYRLLEKKIPEITNRFCIVAIGGYGRMELAPYSDIDLLYLHNGLSDLVLTEVISSINTFLYDSGKEVGHSCRTIEQCREQLDNINTFYAMLDSRFLTGSEELFFSYENYFLKNLPVDILAQYNQSKINYLHTTVNSDSPLLVSEPDLKNGHLCLRNIQVAYWIEKSTSYIPSLSGLALLPIFTHGEVQKLENAYDFLLRARVALHAINGRKVDRLDLTLQPDVAEYMGFGVKTELESVDMLMNTLYVHQNEIHSFLGIYLDYKKNQFGQMETLNKTEFFLQRQGNYLYPPKIGKLFSNPESLYADILQIFYISHTLNLSLSPSLISELRFASYFLQEDFINSNHAIEFFLRILKESRNIGRILTSMHRAGILGKFLPEFGECTNFSLFSYHHQYPVDEHTLYILRELDTLLNSTFDDKEVQEVFNECEKIYILALAIIVHDAGKVKQGDHCQYGAELATAIGERLGLSDEDNDLFKFLVEVHIHMSELTSKRDINDPELLLDFAHLVGTESRLKLLYVFTIIDTKSVGPNVLTNWKKAILYSLYKNTLEVLRRPNNSLFVLQINKEQEILKNYLLQKEKLNESLTNQVLLFASAMLPNTYLRYNTPRRIIRQFLMHMKCKSNPSEIPEIEYEKEPAYVTVIVYSLEDRYLLSDLTGTVTSEALSVIGMRSYKNSNGFVISQIQITDSFGGGDIRSERLDRLTENIRAVINKKINVEDILSSPIEWMNYNTIPAGMVAQKIEFNNLLSADYTILEILLPDSLGLLYRIIKQILSFDVQLHFVRVSTSADYAYDSFYIKSGMGNKIEDVELLKKMEQEIANAASKKIKTENSYIEY, from the coding sequence ATGATTGAGATTCTTTTACAAAGACTCAATGTGGCAAAGACTATATATCATTTTAGTCTAAATAAAAATACCATGCCTATTATCCTCGACTTAAAATCTAGATTTCAACATACTCTCGAAAAAAGCAGACATATTTCCGGTAGGTTTGTTTGTCGCCAATTAACATATATTGTTGATGCGGAGATTGTACGACTTTATAGATTGTTGGAAAAAAAAATTCCAGAAATAACTAATAGATTTTGTATAGTAGCAATTGGTGGTTATGGTAGAATGGAATTAGCCCCTTATTCCGATATAGATTTACTCTATTTACACAATGGATTAAGTGATTTAGTTCTTACAGAAGTTATCTCTTCTATTAACACATTTTTATATGATTCAGGAAAAGAAGTAGGACATTCTTGTCGTACAATTGAACAATGCCGAGAGCAGTTGGATAACATAAATACTTTTTATGCAATGCTTGACTCTCGATTTCTGACTGGCTCGGAAGAATTATTTTTCAGTTACGAAAATTATTTTTTAAAAAATCTTCCAGTTGATATTTTGGCTCAGTATAATCAAAGTAAAATCAATTATTTACATACTACGGTTAATTCTGATTCTCCTTTGCTAGTTTCTGAGCCAGATTTAAAAAATGGACATTTATGCCTTAGAAATATACAGGTCGCGTATTGGATAGAAAAGTCAACTAGTTATATTCCGTCATTGAGTGGTCTTGCGCTTCTTCCTATATTTACGCACGGAGAAGTTCAAAAATTAGAAAATGCTTACGACTTTTTACTTAGAGCTAGGGTTGCATTACATGCTATTAATGGTAGAAAAGTTGATAGACTTGATTTAACTTTGCAACCAGATGTTGCGGAATACATGGGATTTGGCGTTAAAACAGAATTGGAATCTGTTGATATGTTGATGAATACTTTGTATGTGCATCAAAATGAAATTCATTCCTTTCTTGGAATTTATTTGGATTACAAAAAAAATCAATTTGGTCAAATGGAAACTCTAAACAAAACGGAATTCTTTTTACAAAGGCAAGGTAATTATCTTTATCCGCCCAAAATTGGAAAATTATTTTCTAATCCAGAAAGTTTGTATGCGGATATTCTTCAAATTTTCTATATTTCTCATACTTTAAATTTATCATTATCTCCAAGTTTGATCAGTGAATTACGTTTTGCTTCTTATTTTTTGCAAGAGGATTTTATAAATTCGAACCACGCAATAGAATTCTTTTTAAGAATATTGAAAGAGTCTAGAAATATTGGAAGAATTCTCACCAGCATGCACCGAGCTGGGATATTAGGTAAATTTCTACCAGAATTTGGGGAGTGCACAAATTTTTCTTTATTCAGTTATCATCATCAATATCCCGTTGATGAGCATACATTATATATTCTCCGCGAATTGGATACATTGTTAAATTCCACATTTGATGACAAGGAAGTTCAGGAAGTGTTTAACGAATGCGAAAAAATATATATTCTCGCACTTGCTATTATTGTTCATGATGCGGGTAAAGTTAAACAGGGAGATCATTGTCAATATGGAGCCGAGTTAGCGACTGCAATTGGAGAACGATTGGGTTTAAGTGATGAAGATAATGATTTATTCAAATTCTTAGTTGAAGTTCATATTCATATGTCAGAGCTTACATCAAAAAGGGATATAAATGATCCAGAATTACTTTTAGATTTTGCGCATTTAGTTGGGACAGAGAGTCGATTAAAACTACTGTATGTGTTTACAATCATTGATACAAAATCTGTAGGGCCAAACGTTTTAACAAATTGGAAAAAAGCAATTCTTTATAGTTTATATAAAAATACGTTGGAAGTATTAAGAAGGCCAAACAACTCTTTATTTGTCTTACAAATTAATAAAGAACAGGAAATTTTAAAAAACTATTTACTACAAAAAGAAAAACTGAATGAAAGTTTAACCAATCAAGTTCTTTTGTTTGCATCGGCAATGTTACCGAATACTTATCTGAGGTACAACACTCCTCGAAGAATTATTCGACAATTCTTAATGCATATGAAATGCAAATCAAATCCCTCAGAAATTCCAGAAATAGAATATGAAAAGGAACCTGCTTACGTTACAGTTATTGTGTATAGTTTAGAGGATAGATATCTTTTATCTGATTTAACTGGTACTGTTACTTCGGAAGCGTTAAGCGTTATAGGGATGCGCTCTTACAAAAATTCGAATGGTTTTGTGATTAGTCAAATCCAAATAACGGATAGTTTTGGCGGAGGGGATATCAGGAGCGAAAGATTAGATCGACTAACGGAAAATATTCGAGCAGTTATTAATAAAAAAATAAATGTAGAAGATATATTAAGTTCCCCTATAGAGTGGATGAATTATAATACAATACCGGCAGGAATGGTTGCTCAAAAAATTGAGTTTAATAATCTATTATCCGCAGATTATACGATTTTAGAAATTTTACTCCCGGATTCACTTGGACTTTTATACCGTATTATCAAACAAATTTTGTCTTTTGATGTACAACTTCACTTTGTGAGAGTTTCTACAAGTGCTGACTATGCATATGATTCATTTTATATTAAGTCTGGTATGGGAAATAAAATTGAAGATGTAGAACTATTGAAAAAAATGGAACAAGAAATCGCAAACGCGGCATCTAAAAAAATTAAAACAGAAAATTCATATATTGAGTATTAA
- the queD gene encoding 6-carboxytetrahydropterin synthase QueD, with amino-acid sequence MDEIELIRSFSFDAAHLLPNVPDGHKCKRLHGHTFSFKIHLKGEVDPATGWLMDFGDVKKVVKPLIENYLDHYYLNDIKGLENPTSENIAIWIWHKLKPELPLLFKITLHETCNSACVYSGPKE; translated from the coding sequence ATGGATGAAATTGAACTTATAAGATCTTTTAGCTTTGATGCTGCTCATTTGTTGCCTAACGTTCCTGATGGGCATAAATGCAAACGTTTACATGGGCACACTTTCAGTTTTAAAATTCATTTAAAAGGAGAGGTTGATCCTGCGACAGGTTGGTTAATGGACTTTGGCGATGTTAAAAAAGTCGTAAAACCTCTTATTGAAAATTATCTAGATCACTATTATTTAAATGACATAAAAGGTTTGGAAAATCCAACGAGTGAAAATATAGCAATTTGGATATGGCATAAGTTAAAACCTGAACTTCCTTTACTTTTTAAAATCACTTTGCATGAAACCTGCAATAGTGCCTGTGTGTATTCAGGTCCTAAAGAATGA
- a CDS encoding PilZ domain-containing protein codes for MNSEIRKADRIFPKDFADYAVHLHASGENFSGYLGNISETGLCAIMPSSFQPDINEVSEGSVLHWPTGDNMEIIGRIAWKRSYEFQKKPHTMIGMEFSETITFPEYLLALSLSIGED; via the coding sequence ATGAACTCAGAGATAAGAAAAGCAGACCGTATTTTTCCAAAAGATTTTGCCGACTATGCTGTACATCTCCATGCAAGTGGTGAAAATTTCAGTGGATATCTCGGAAATATTTCCGAAACAGGATTATGCGCAATAATGCCTTCCAGTTTTCAACCAGATATAAACGAAGTTAGCGAAGGTAGCGTATTACACTGGCCAACTGGGGATAATATGGAGATAATTGGTAGGATCGCTTGGAAAAGATCTTATGAGTTTCAGAAGAAACCCCACACGATGATCGGTATGGAGTTTTCTGAAACGATTACATTTCCTGAATATCTGCTTGCTTTGAGTCTTTCGATTGGCGAAGATTAG
- the dusB gene encoding tRNA dihydrouridine synthase DusB produces MIKIGNVEIKNNIVLSPMAGVSDSPYRQICREMGSGFAYTEFVSTDGISHHSKKSIDLFRFQEMERPVSFQVFGNNLEIITEACRIIEDLGPDIIDLNMGCSVAKVSHRGSGAGLLRKPEYVGKIIESMTKTVKVPITAKIRIGWDHDNLNYREIVHVLQEAGAQAISVHGRTKTMAYTGFADWNIISEIKSFAKVPIFGNGDIQSYAQAQERIRTSGVDGVLVGRAAIGNPWIFAGIDKSTLSFPEVRSMIFRHLNLMTNFYGEQLGLVLFRKHVAKYLKNYFGVSELRHKLVTTPSLEDFIRYLNEFNPEQFRLESDSELENLNCETFTTA; encoded by the coding sequence ATGATAAAAATTGGAAACGTAGAAATTAAGAATAATATCGTACTATCGCCTATGGCAGGAGTATCTGACAGCCCGTATCGTCAAATTTGTAGAGAAATGGGCTCCGGCTTTGCTTATACGGAATTTGTTAGTACGGACGGAATCAGTCATCATTCAAAGAAATCAATTGACCTATTTCGTTTTCAAGAAATGGAAAGGCCTGTATCATTCCAAGTATTTGGAAACAATTTAGAAATCATAACAGAAGCTTGTAGAATCATAGAAGATCTAGGACCTGATATAATCGATCTTAACATGGGTTGTTCAGTCGCAAAGGTTTCCCATCGCGGTTCAGGTGCTGGTTTACTCCGAAAACCCGAATACGTCGGAAAAATTATAGAGTCCATGACAAAGACGGTAAAGGTTCCCATAACCGCCAAAATTCGTATCGGTTGGGATCATGATAATTTAAATTATAGAGAGATTGTACATGTTCTACAAGAGGCAGGTGCACAAGCAATTTCCGTTCACGGTAGAACAAAGACAATGGCATATACTGGCTTTGCGGATTGGAACATTATATCCGAAATCAAGTCTTTCGCTAAAGTTCCTATTTTTGGAAATGGAGATATTCAGTCTTATGCGCAGGCACAGGAACGGATTCGCACTTCAGGAGTTGACGGTGTACTGGTAGGACGTGCTGCCATTGGAAATCCTTGGATTTTTGCAGGTATCGACAAATCGACATTATCCTTTCCGGAAGTTAGATCGATGATATTCAGACATTTAAATCTAATGACTAATTTTTATGGAGAACAATTGGGTCTCGTATTATTTCGTAAACATGTAGCTAAGTATTTAAAGAACTATTTCGGAGTGTCAGAACTTCGCCATAAATTAGTCACAACTCCAAGTTTGGAAGATTTTATAAGATATTTAAACGAATTCAACCCCGAACAATTTAGGTTGGAATCAGATTCAGAATTAGAAAATCTAAACTGCGAAACATTTACTACCGCTTAA
- the queC gene encoding 7-cyano-7-deazaguanine synthase QueC, producing MKKKSDSKGALVLFSGGLDSTTCLYYALKEHKNVVAVSFDYSQRHKIEIQKAKKISSQLKIPHSIVKINSEIFRNTSLVNRDIKVPKNFSSTKKIPNTYVPGRNILFLSFATSIAEGLGLSEIFIGVNALDYSGYPDCRPDFINAFQKAITIGTKSGDEKRAIRIQTPLLHLSKKEIVLLANKLKVPFGMTHSCYDPIKGKACGKCDSCLLRKKGFEEAGVMDK from the coding sequence ATGAAAAAAAAATCTGATTCAAAAGGTGCTTTGGTTCTTTTTTCTGGAGGACTTGATTCTACTACTTGTTTATATTACGCACTAAAAGAGCATAAAAATGTAGTTGCGGTTTCATTTGATTATTCGCAACGTCATAAAATAGAAATTCAAAAAGCTAAGAAAATTAGTTCTCAATTAAAAATTCCACATAGTATTGTAAAAATAAATTCGGAAATATTCAGGAATACTTCCCTAGTAAATAGAGATATAAAAGTACCCAAGAATTTTTCTTCCACAAAAAAAATTCCAAATACGTATGTCCCAGGAAGGAATATCCTTTTTCTTTCCTTTGCAACATCGATTGCGGAAGGTTTAGGTTTGTCGGAAATTTTTATTGGTGTAAATGCTCTGGATTATTCCGGTTATCCAGACTGTCGCCCTGATTTTATAAATGCATTTCAAAAGGCAATTACTATCGGGACAAAATCGGGCGATGAAAAAAGAGCAATTCGAATTCAAACTCCACTTTTGCATCTTTCTAAAAAAGAAATAGTTTTATTGGCAAACAAACTGAAAGTTCCATTTGGAATGACTCACTCTTGTTATGATCCAATAAAAGGAAAGGCGTGTGGGAAATGTGATTCCTGTCTCTTGAGAAAAAAGGGATTTGAAGAAGCTGGAGTAATGGATAAATGA
- a CDS encoding IS3 family transposase codes for MKIRKLKAKTGTIKLKKEMDKKLSFKIGRDWLFSLMNEYGLAIKKKKRSIKTTNSRHKFPIYRNEIKDLPTNFPGFIIVSDITYIPTLEGNLYLSLLTERNTKKILGYNIGESLIVEESIKALEIALKMLPKTHPEIVYHHSDRGSQYCCYDYVNILKSQNIRISMTEDNHCYENAVAERVNGILKDEFLLDKFPSKELARKSIKQSIKIYNESRLHQTIDYLTPDEAYYKKWSTYFRN; via the coding sequence TTGAAAATACGCAAACTAAAAGCCAAAACAGGAACTATCAAATTAAAAAAGGAGATGGATAAGAAACTCTCATTTAAGATAGGCAGGGATTGGCTCTTTTCGCTTATGAACGAATATGGATTAGCCATCAAAAAGAAAAAGCGATCAATAAAAACTACAAATTCCCGTCATAAATTTCCAATCTATAGAAATGAAATAAAAGATTTGCCTACCAATTTTCCGGGATTCATTATAGTTTCGGATATTACATATATACCTACACTTGAGGGTAATCTATATTTGTCGTTACTTACAGAAAGGAATACAAAGAAAATACTCGGTTACAACATTGGAGAAAGCCTGATCGTAGAAGAGTCAATTAAGGCACTTGAGATTGCACTCAAAATGCTACCTAAAACGCATCCTGAAATAGTGTATCATCATTCCGATCGTGGTTCGCAGTATTGCTGCTATGATTACGTGAATATTCTTAAATCGCAAAATATTCGTATAAGCATGACAGAGGATAATCACTGTTATGAGAACGCCGTTGCTGAAAGGGTGAATGGAATTTTGAAGGATGAATTTCTATTAGATAAATTTCCTTCTAAGGAATTGGCTCGCAAGTCAATTAAACAAAGTATCAAAATATACAATGAATCAAGACTCCACCAAACAATTGATTACCTAACTCCAGATGAAGCTTACTATAAAAAATGGTCTACTTATTTTAGGAATTGA
- a CDS encoding zinc-binding dehydrogenase, protein MTNIPETGKAIELINYDGLETSIRVVQRKISPLKENDVLVKLAASSINPSDLMFIRGLYGIKKKIPCGGGFEGSGTIVATGKAVTKVKAGDRVACSAHYMGDGSWAEYMVTPEYNCIPLIEKVSLEQGATFFVNPLTACGLTNISIKEKRNGIVQTAAASALGKMIQRYATRKGLPVINIVRKEEQVELLKSIGSEHVLNSSSPDFERTFSRLVKKLDITLAIDAVAGRTGEDVFNLMPANSKLVVYGALSEEPIGVTAGSLIFQRKKIEGFWLSYWIADTSPEEFSAIITDAQENLGTDFKSEINKRFSLDDGFRAIEFYKQNMTSGKVLFVP, encoded by the coding sequence ATGACAAATATCCCTGAAACAGGAAAGGCAATTGAGCTTATTAATTACGATGGTTTAGAAACATCCATAAGAGTGGTACAAAGAAAAATTAGTCCACTAAAGGAAAACGACGTACTTGTAAAATTAGCAGCTTCTTCCATTAACCCGTCCGACCTTATGTTTATTCGAGGTCTTTATGGAATCAAAAAGAAAATACCTTGTGGAGGTGGTTTTGAGGGAAGCGGAACAATTGTAGCAACGGGAAAAGCAGTTACAAAAGTAAAAGCAGGTGATAGAGTTGCTTGCTCTGCTCATTATATGGGAGACGGTTCATGGGCTGAATATATGGTTACTCCGGAATATAACTGTATACCTCTCATTGAAAAAGTTTCTTTGGAACAAGGTGCAACTTTTTTTGTGAATCCGTTGACTGCTTGTGGACTAACGAATATATCTATTAAAGAAAAAAGAAACGGAATTGTCCAAACTGCTGCAGCTAGTGCCCTCGGCAAAATGATTCAGCGATATGCGACACGCAAAGGACTTCCTGTTATAAATATAGTTCGTAAAGAAGAGCAGGTAGAACTATTAAAGTCAATCGGTTCCGAACATGTTTTAAATTCTAGTTCCCCTGATTTTGAAAGAACATTCTCTAGACTTGTAAAAAAGTTAGATATTACTCTAGCGATAGACGCAGTAGCCGGAAGAACTGGGGAGGATGTATTTAATTTAATGCCAGCAAATTCCAAATTGGTAGTATATGGAGCTTTATCTGAAGAACCGATAGGTGTTACTGCTGGCTCTTTAATATTTCAAAGAAAGAAAATCGAAGGATTTTGGCTAAGTTATTGGATTGCTGATACTTCACCTGAAGAGTTTTCTGCAATTATTACGGATGCACAAGAAAATCTAGGGACGGATTTTAAGTCCGAAATAAATAAACGTTTTTCATTAGACGATGGATTTAGGGCAATAGAATTTTATAAACAAAACATGACGAGCGGTAAAGTATTGTTTGTCCCTTAG
- a CDS encoding acetyl-CoA C-acetyltransferase — MEEAVIIDGARSAFGSFGGTLKDFGATEMGVEVAKAAIARAGVKVEDIGESIFGNVVPSGKDAIYLARHIGLKAGLKVETPALTVNRLCGSGMEAIILAAKKIYLNEASVVLAGGSESMSQAPYVVRNARWGIKYGPTEFEDSLNQGLTDLYVELPMGMTAENLAVQYSISRQEQDDWAALSQERAEKATIDGILKEEITPLTIAGKTPIVFEKDEFIRGKASKDKMASLKPAFKKDGTVTAGNASGINDGAGAVIVSSRSYADKLGKKPLAIIKGYGHSGCDPAKMGIGPALAIPRALAAAGLTLKDMGLVEVNEAFAAQYLAVQKELGLNPDITNVNGGAIAIGHPLGASGARVTLTLAYEMRRRKVKYGVASLCIGGGQGIAIVLENPNL; from the coding sequence ATGGAAGAAGCAGTAATAATTGACGGTGCGAGAAGCGCCTTTGGAAGTTTTGGTGGAACACTAAAAGATTTTGGTGCTACAGAAATGGGTGTAGAAGTTGCCAAGGCAGCAATTGCTAGAGCTGGCGTAAAAGTCGAGGACATCGGAGAAAGCATTTTCGGGAATGTGGTTCCTTCTGGAAAAGATGCAATTTATTTAGCAAGACATATTGGACTAAAAGCTGGATTAAAAGTAGAAACGCCAGCTCTTACGGTCAATAGACTCTGTGGATCTGGAATGGAAGCAATCATTCTTGCCGCAAAGAAAATTTATCTTAATGAGGCAAGTGTTGTATTAGCCGGTGGATCTGAGTCAATGAGTCAGGCTCCTTATGTCGTAAGAAATGCTCGTTGGGGAATTAAATATGGACCTACAGAATTTGAAGATAGTTTAAACCAAGGTCTAACTGATTTATACGTAGAACTTCCAATGGGAATGACTGCAGAAAATCTTGCTGTTCAATACAGCATCTCTCGACAAGAACAAGACGATTGGGCAGCTCTATCACAAGAACGTGCCGAGAAAGCAACGATAGACGGAATATTAAAGGAAGAAATTACTCCTCTTACAATTGCCGGCAAAACTCCTATCGTATTCGAAAAGGACGAATTTATTAGAGGAAAAGCATCTAAAGATAAAATGGCATCCTTAAAACCAGCGTTTAAAAAAGATGGAACGGTTACAGCTGGTAATGCGTCTGGAATAAATGATGGAGCTGGTGCAGTAATTGTTTCATCAAGATCTTATGCAGATAAGTTAGGCAAAAAGCCATTAGCCATCATTAAAGGATATGGGCATAGTGGATGCGATCCTGCTAAAATGGGAATTGGTCCAGCTTTAGCTATTCCGAGAGCATTAGCTGCGGCAGGTCTTACTTTAAAGGACATGGGACTCGTAGAGGTAAATGAAGCGTTTGCCGCACAGTATCTAGCAGTGCAAAAAGAACTCGGACTGAATCCAGATATTACAAACGTAAATGGGGGAGCTATTGCAATTGGTCATCCGCTTGGAGCGAGTGGAGCTAGAGTGACTTTGACTTTAGCTTATGAAATGAGAAGAAGAAAAGTTAAATACGGAGTAGCCTCTCTCTGTATCGGTGGTGGCCAAGGGATTGCAATCGTATTGGAAAATCCGAATCTCTAA
- a CDS encoding transposase: MEKKVSPTYIRYSEAFQKKVVEEIRQGKFTMEGARKFYDISGSSTVRKWLKKWGTKSDLARKVVIQMPNEVEERKKLKEEIKKLKIALADSVMKNQVYETLIEVVDEHYNTDVKKNFSVKL, translated from the coding sequence ATGGAAAAAAAAGTAAGTCCGACATATATTCGATATAGCGAAGCCTTTCAGAAAAAAGTGGTAGAAGAAATCAGGCAAGGAAAGTTTACGATGGAAGGAGCTAGAAAGTTTTACGACATTTCAGGCTCATCGACTGTGAGAAAGTGGTTGAAGAAATGGGGAACGAAAAGTGATTTAGCAAGAAAGGTGGTGATACAGATGCCGAATGAAGTAGAAGAACGAAAAAAGTTGAAAGAAGAGATCAAGAAGTTGAAGATAGCATTAGCAGATTCAGTAATGAAAAATCAAGTATATGAGACTTTGATAGAAGTTGTGGATGAGCATTACAATACGGACGTAAAAAAAAACTTTTCAGTAAAACTTTAG